Proteins from one Triticum aestivum cultivar Chinese Spring chromosome 7A, IWGSC CS RefSeq v2.1, whole genome shotgun sequence genomic window:
- the LOC123149882 gene encoding ervatamin-B: MAFMRSSSSSMALALLPLLVAAAFFIPSMASSASGTLDHGLDGEALLMLGRFHGWMAAHGRSYATVEEKLRRFEVYRSNMEFIEAANRDSRMTYSLGETPFTDLTHDEFMAMFSSNSGSNESSWESEETTVITTRAGPVHEGTAAVEEPPRRTNLNLTAVVPPSVDWREKGVVTAAKYQGDSCSSCWAFTSVATMESAHAISTGGSPPVLSEQQLVDCRINGCGNSWMDKAFDWVIQNGGITTEAVYPYTGKVGTCQRAKPVAVRIRGYKKVTPSGNETVLVEAVAQQPVAASFDYSDPCFQHYIRGVYNAGCSRSGVYTKGACGTTQNHALALVGYGTKPDGTKYWIGKNSWTDQWGDKGFVYFLRDSPPLGLCGIAKYPLYPII; the protein is encoded by the exons ATGGCTTTCATGCGCTCTTCGTCCTCATCCATGGCTCTGGCTCTGCTGCCGCTACTGGTGGCAGCCGCATTCTTCATCCCCTCCATGGCTTCATCAGCTTCAGGTACCCTCGACCATGGCTTGGATGGTGAGGCACTGCTGATGCTGGGGAGGTTCCATGGGTGGATGGCGGCGCACGGCCGGTCGTACGCCACCGTGGAGGAGAAGCTGCGCCGTTTCGAGGTGTACCGGAGCAACATGGAGTTCATCGAGGCGGCGAACCGGGACAGCCGGATGACCTACAGCCTCGGCGAGACCCCGTTCACCGACCTCACCCACGATGAGTTCATGGCCATGTTCAGCAGCAATTCTGGCAGCAACGAGTCGTCATGGGAGTCGGAGGAGACGACGGTGATCACAACTCGCGCTGGCCCCGTCCACGAGGGCACCGCCGCCGTCGAAGAGCCACCTCGTCGTACCAACCTCAACCTGACGGCGGTGGTGCCTCCGAGCGTGGATTGGAGGGAGAAAGGCGTCGTCACAGCAGCCAAGTATCAAGGGGATTCCTGTT CGTCTTGCTGGGCGTTCACGTCGGTGGCGACGATGGAGAGCGCACATGCGATCAGCACCGGCGGATCGCCACCGGTGCTGTCGGAGCAGCAGCTGGTGGACTGTCGGATTAACGGCTGCGGCAACAGTTGGATGGACAAGGCCTTCGATTGGGTGATCCAGAACGGTGGCATCACCACGGAGGCGGTCTACCCCTACACCGGCAAGGTGGGCACGTGCCAAAGGGCCAAGCCGGTCGCGGTGAGGATCAGAGGCTACAAGAAGGTTACACCGTCTGGCAACGAGACGGTGCTCGTGGAGGCCGTGGCGCAGCAGCCCGTCGCCGCATCCTTCGACTACAGTGACCCCTGCTTCCAGCACTACATCCGCGGCGTGTACAACGCCGGTTGCTCCAGGTCCGGCGTCTACACCAAAGGGGCGTGCGGGACAACGCAGAACCACGCGCTGGCCCTCGTCGGGTACGGGACCAAGCCTGACGGGACCAAGTACTGGATCGGTAAGAACTCGTGGACTGACCAGTGGGGTGACAAAGGCTTCGTCTATTTCCTTAGGGACTCGCCGCCCTTGGGCTTGTGCGGCATTGCCAAGTACCCGCTTTACCCTATCATCTGA